The sequence GTTTGTTTTAAGCAATTCCATAATTCATCATATAGGATCAATAGTTAACGATTACCGATGAAACATGGAATGATGTAGCCGAGCCGAGGTGTGATTTAGAGAAAAACGCAAAGGGTTTGGGGGCTCGGGGACACCCAAAAAATCCTCTTAAAATGAGTCATCTAGAGATTTCTTTTGGAAAGAATGAATAGTAaatatgcacacacatacaatgGAAATACAAAACTGTGTCGCTGCATCGCAGACGTTTGTGTTGTTAATGACGGAAGAGATTCGGGAGTGTTTTGTAAACATCTGGTGTCAGAAATGTTACATTCAGTAAATCACTCGACACGCGCTACTCGTGTAGTTGACGCCTGAGCGCTATAAAGAGAACGGCGAGTCAGCGTTTCTCACATTTATACGTCCGAGCGTTCGTTTAAATGGGTTCATAAGATTTGTAAGTGTTAAAAGAATTCAGTTATCCTTTAAtatgtgatgtttgtgtgtgttctcGTTCCGTGAGCTGTTACATTGAGGAAGTGAACGTGTTTGCACTGCGTCACCAGATTGCTGTGGCTTTGTCACAGCAACTAATTCATTTATGCTGAATAAATGTTTCCTTGATATATTCCATTGTTTTTCGTGTGCTGAATAATTTACGTTGTTAACGTGCTATGATGACTAATTTTAATTAAACGTGATATGTATTTTTAAGATATTGTTTTGAAAAACACCGTGTCATCTTTACCTTAGGACTTTTGTTTGTCACGTCAAACAAATTAACACATGTTGTTTTCACTAAGGATAAACCATTATGTAACTATTGTTCTTCAAGCCTGTATAAATCTATGCATTATTTCCTCCAAATAATGGGAAATGAtgctaaaaaaaagttcaaaacgACACTGTTGTTGTTTTGGGGACATGTCTGAATAGCATGGTATTACCATAGCAGTACCTCGGTATTGTATGAAACACCTGTGTACGATAGTCATTCACTAACATCATGGTATTTATTTCAGATTACTATAAGACTGTGAtggaataatatttaatattgatgCCATCACTGTACCATGCTACAGCTACATTTTGTAAGGGAATACTTACCCCTTACTTTTCAAATTGTACTTACACACGTTTTTATGTACTTGTCTGATATGTCAATTATTGAAAAATCGTCTTTCACTCATTTCAGCACAATGGATAAGGGCCACACGGTTAAGCTTTTCGTGGGGAATCTGGCCCTGGATACCACACAAGAAGAACTGTCAGCCATCTTTGAGTCATACGGCCAGGTTGTTAGCTGTAGCGTTTTGAGGCAGTTTGCCTTCGTACACCTGCAAGGAGAGGGTGCTGCTGAACGTGCCATCCGGGAGCTCAATGGCCGAGAGTTTAAAGGTCGTAACCTCGTGGTCGAAGAGTCCCGAGGACGCCCACTCCACTCGACGAAGGTGTTTGTGGGTAATCTGAGTAGTATGTGCACCACAGAAGACCTGCAGGAGCTGTTTCAGACCTTTGGGAAAGTTTTGGAGTGCGATAAGGTGAAAGGTAAGAGATTATCAAGTAGTTGCAAATGGGTAGCCAACCCTGCTCATGGAGGGATACCATCCTTCAGAGTTCAGCTACAACCCTAATCAAATTCACCTGAACCAACTTCAAAATAAACAGGCAGCTGTGTTGGACCAAGGTTGGAACTGAAGTCTGCAGTAAGGTAGCTCTTCAAGAGCTGGTTTGGCTACCACTGATTTAAAGTGGTGTTTGTGGGTaatctgaataatgacacttttgtcttctgctttatagctgaatcATTTTTCTTCCAAAACTTATGAAGTTTACAGTATCAAcaacactgttattgaactaaaTTGGATCAACATTGAACTGTCTGAACCTGAATAACAACACTCTTGTCTTCAGTAGAACTGCTTATAGATTTGAACTTGTTCCATAATGAAttaactttacacagttattgaactgataTAAATCATcactgagctgaataatgacacttaTTTTGCTACAGCTACTTTAAAGCAGAATTTGAACTTGTTTCATATTTGAAGTTTGTATCATTAATTCTGATACTTTCCTGTTTATTATTGTGAAGCTgctatgaatatttttttattgtataaagtgctataaataataaaggtgacttgacttaaaaTATGTGTTAGAGCTTATGCAGGGCACCACATGGTTTTGCATTATTGTACCATTTAATAGCTGGACCCCATAATAATAAGATTTTCTTCTGCAGGTTATGCTTTTGTACACATGGAGAACAAGGAGGATGCGCTGCAGGCTATTGAGGCGTTGCATGGGACTTCTTTCAAAGGACGACCACTATCCGTGGAGCTGTCCAAAGTTCAGCCAAGTAAGCAGGCTCCAACTGGGAAAATCCCATGTGTGAGCTGCGGAAAACAGGGTCACTATGCAGGTGAATGCCCAGCTGGCAAGCCCACCCTGGAGCAGTACCAGAGCCAAGCAGCCGTGTTAGCCGCTGCCGCTGCTGCAGCTGCCGGCCTTCCGCTGCAGGTTCAACAGAGTGTCCACAATTCCGTATACAACACCTCAACTTTTGACCCCACCTATGCTGCTTTGACTGGTCTTACAGCGGCTGGTGCAAGGGCGGAAGGTGGAACAGCGGTGGCACCAGCGGTCTATGGAGCACTAGCTAGTCAAGTGTATGGAACGGTGGCCAATCAGCTCTACAGTGGGACAGTTGCAAGCCAGGCACTGAACAACAGTGCTGCTGCAGCTGCCGCACAAATGTATGGCTCTGTTAACCCAACTCTCTATGGGCAGATGACAAGTGGCGCAGTCGCAGCCGCCGCAGCTGCCGCTGCTGCATATGGTCCACAGGTTTACACGCCCGCTGTAGCAAATCCAGTGTTCCTAGCTGCAGCGCCGAGCATGGAGGTGCCAGCAGGTACTGCTGTTAACCCAGCTTATACGGTAGCACCGGCTCTCTACAGCGCTACCCCAGCTTATGGGGCTCTAGGGGCAGCTGACACAGCAGCTTTCTTTGAGGCAGCAAGGGCACACTACTTTGCACAAGGACAGCAAGTGCTAGCTGAACAGCAACAGGCTAGCTCAAAGTCTGGAGAGAGGGACCGGAGTCCACTAAGAAGATCTGCCCCACTACTGCCAGACCCTGTTATGAAACCATTTATGTACCAGAGGGCCAAGCGCAGAGCCTTGTTGCCCACACCTGCAGGTCGAGAGGAAGCCGCTGCACAGGAGGACGACCCTATAGCCAGGTAAAGACACGTACTAAATGATTACAGCAAAAGTTTGTAAATTTCCAAATGTTGGCTTTTTAGTACTGATTTACAGTGGtggttatgtgtgtgtgtgtgtgttgtatgcgtgtaaatgtgtttctgtgtttgtgtttctctACCTGTCTAATTGTCTATACATCTATTTGTATATGCATGTCTATGTGATTTCTGTCTCTCTTTTCCTGTCTGCGTggatgtgcatgtgtgttttctCTCCTCCTTTTCTCCCAGATACTACGCGGAATACTACCAGCAGTACCAGCAGCTGCAGCAATATCCACAGTACCAGTATGCGTACCCACCTCCCAACCACCTTGCAGCGATGTCCGCGCTGCAGACTCTGCCTGGTGTCCCCACTCAGCAGGTGGCAACGCTCGACTCCCTCAGGCCAGTGCTGCCCGCCGCCCCCGTGCCTGCCGCTGCTGCCATCGCCATGGCAACACCTCGCGTGTATGAGCCACCGCCGATTCCGCCGTCGCACAAGGAGCCCCTCCTCCGCCGCCCCGAACTCGCCCTACACACCCCTGAAACACCCTTCCGATAGTGTGCTCCACGTCCTCTCTGCCTCTCCTTTCCTTGtgctgcgtgtgtgtgtgtgtcagaaagAAACCACAGGTGTATGTTTGACGTGTGTGCGCTTGGGTTGAAGATGGTGGCTGTGTCAGTTTTAACTATAGACTGGAGTCTCTAACCTTGGTTCTGATCTCACACACACCCAGTGTAGTCAGGGCTGAAAAGGGAAACCGCATGCTCTCATTCCTGCACACTTAACCAATATAACACATTGTCTGTTTAAAGAAACCTTCAATCTATAGCCAATTAGTTTTGAGGGGTAGATTAGGCACTAGCCATGATGCTTTTTAACTTTTATATTCTTAAGTGTTTGTAGTCTATGAATGAATACTCAACTTGatctttttaaatattgcttGATTATAGTTATATGAACTTTAACAGTTTACACATTCATTTTGTTATTAAGATATTAGATTTCAGTGCATTTAAATACGTTGAATGTATGTTTACTCCAAAGGTGTGTGAAGTGTAGGACCAGGGTTGGAAAGTATTTTTCACATCTTtgtgtttcttgtttttctctGGGACTGGTATAGTGTGTATGCTTTCCATTGGTTGACACAACAGGAGAGAAGCGACCTCGATCCTCACGCACATACATACGCATCCCTTACACCTCAGATGGGAGAAACTTTAGTGATGACCTATAACCCCACCCTTCCATCCCTGTCCACCCATCCTGAAAGCTGAAAGACACTGTGACTTCTCTCCCCACCAACTTTAATGTAGCTACTTCCATAGATATGGTGATGTATGGGCAACCAATCAGAGGAAGGTTTAGCTAGTCAGCTTTTGCTGGGATCTGTCTTATGGGAGCGTCTCTATGCTCACCAACTTAACTGCCATGATGCATTGTAGAATCTGTTTTTGTAAGTGTCTTTTATTATTGCTATCATGTTTTTATAAACAGTGATAAGGGATTCACGTATCATTTTAAAGAGTCATactctttttaatttttaactttTGTTTACAGCTATAAGAGAGAGTTCTTTCTTGTGGCTTTTTCACAATGATTGTTTATAGccaaaattctcatttttctaGAAAAACAGCCAAAATCATAAGTAGCCTATGATTCTTATGCCTTAGTAGAGAAATGTATTCAAGTTTGCTATTTTTTTATCTGTAGTCTTATAATGTGAAACTGG is a genomic window of Megalobrama amblycephala isolate DHTTF-2021 linkage group LG3, ASM1881202v1, whole genome shotgun sequence containing:
- the rbm14b gene encoding RNA-binding protein 14b gives rise to the protein MDKGHTVKLFVGNLALDTTQEELSAIFESYGQVVSCSVLRQFAFVHLQGEGAAERAIRELNGREFKGRNLVVEESRGRPLHSTKVFVGNLSSMCTTEDLQELFQTFGKVLECDKVKGYAFVHMENKEDALQAIEALHGTSFKGRPLSVELSKVQPSKQAPTGKIPCVSCGKQGHYAGECPAGKPTLEQYQSQAAVLAAAAAAAAGLPLQVQQSVHNSVYNTSTFDPTYAALTGLTAAGARAEGGTAVAPAVYGALASQVYGTVANQLYSGTVASQALNNSAAAAAAQMYGSVNPTLYGQMTSGAVAAAAAAAAAYGPQVYTPAVANPVFLAAAPSMEVPAGTAVNPAYTVAPALYSATPAYGALGAADTAAFFEAARAHYFAQGQQVLAEQQQASSKSGERDRSPLRRSAPLLPDPVMKPFMYQRAKRRALLPTPAGREEAAAQEDDPIARYYAEYYQQYQQLQQYPQYQYAYPPPNHLAAMSALQTLPGVPTQQVATLDSLRPVLPAAPVPAAAAIAMATPRVYEPPPIPPSHKEPLLRRPELALHTPETPFR